A DNA window from Zingiber officinale cultivar Zhangliang chromosome 3A, Zo_v1.1, whole genome shotgun sequence contains the following coding sequences:
- the LOC122051324 gene encoding chloride channel protein CLC-c-like, producing MERNSSSFYEDKETGAAEPLIRRRAVANTTSQSAIVGANICPIESLDYEIVENDLLKEDWRSRNKVQIFQYVVLKWALALLIGLATGLVGFFNNLAVENIAGFKLLLTSNFMLKHRYHAAFVVYAGCNLILAAATAALCAYVAPAAAGSGIPEVKAYLNGVDAHSILAPSTLFVKIFGSIGGVAAGLMVGKEGPMVHTGSCIASILGQGGSRRYHLTWKWLRYFKNDRDRRDLITCGAAAGVAAAFRAPVGGVLFALEEVASWWRSALLWRTFFTTAVVAVVLRGLIGFCRSGRCGLFGQGGLIMFDLSATVATYGTPDLIAVVVIGAIGGLLGSFYNFSVDKILRNYSVINERGAPFKILLTVTISLLTSCCSYGLPWLAKCTPCPPGSQCPTIGRSGNFKSFQCPPNHYNDLASLFLNTNDDAIRNLFSGGTEDEFYISSLLIFFAASFSLGIVTYGIAIPSGLFIPVIMAGASYGRLLGTLLGPLSKLDKGLFSLLGAASFLGGTMRMTVSVCVILLELTNDLLMLPLVMLVLLVSKTVADCFNKGIYDQIVKMKGFPYLECHPAPYMRNLDAGDAVSGPLITLAGVEKVANIVYTLKLTGHNGFPVIDEPPFSEEPGLCGLVLRSHLLVLLKGKQFTKERVSTGAGHVLQRFGAFDFAKAGSGKGVQLEDLDIDDEEMEMFVDLHPITNRSPYTVVESMPLSKAAVLFRDLGLRHLCVVPKTPGRHPIVGILTRHDFMPEHILGLFPHLKHRRPHMSV from the exons atggagaggaactCGTCGAGCTTTTACGAGGACAAGGAGACAGGAGCGGCGGAACCCTTGATCAGGAGGCGCGCCGTCGCCAACACCACCTCTCAGAGCGCCATCGTCGGCGCCAACATCTGCCCCATCGAGAGCTTGGACTACGA gaTCGTGGAGAATGATTTATTGAAAGAGGATTGGAGATCTCGAAACAAGGTTCAGATTTTCCAGTACGTAGTGCTCAAGTGGGCACTGGCGCTCCTTATAGGCTTGGCTACTGGATTAGTCGGATTCTTCAACAACCTCGCCGTCGAGAACATTGCTGGATTCAAGTTGTTACTCACGAGCAACTTCATGCTCAAGCATAG GTATCATGCAGCATTTGTCGTCTACGCTGGCTGCAACTTAATTCTGGCAGCAGCGACTGCTGCTCTATGTGCTTATGTTGCTCCGGCAGCAGCTGGGTCCGGCATACCTGAGGTGAAAGCTTATCTAAATGGGGTCGATGCTCACTCCATCTTGGCTCCCAGCACACTGTTTGTGAAG ATCTTTGGTTCCATAGGGGGAGTTGCTGCTGGACTCATGGTGGGCAAGGAGGGCCCTATGGTTCACACAGGATCATGCATAGCTTCCATCCTCGGTCAGGGTGGATCGCGCAGGTATCACTTGACTTGGAAATGGCTTAGATATTTCAAGAACGACCGAGATCGTAGAGATTTGATAACTTGTGGAGCTGCTGCCGGTGTAGCAGCTGCCTTTAGAGCCCCCGTGGGTGGGGTTCTTTTTGCACTCGAAGAAGTCGCATCATG GTGGCGAAGTGCTCTCCTCTGGAGGACATTTTTCACGACGGCCGTAGTTGCTGTCGTATTGAGGGGTCTGATAGGTTTCTGCCGCAGTGGAAGGTGCGGGCTGTTTGGACAAGGAGGACTGATAATGTTCGACCTGAGCGCCACTGTCGCTACCTACGGAACGCCGGATCTGATTGCGGTGGTAGTCATCGGAGCCATAGGTGGACTTTTGGGAAGCTTCTACAACTTCTCCGTCGACAAGATACTTCGCAACTACAGCGTCATCAATGA AAGAGGAGCTCCATTCAAGATCCTCCTCACAGTTACGATCTCGCTCTTGACCTCGTGCTGTTCGTATGGACTGCCATGGCTGGCCAAATGCACCCCGTGCCCTCCAGGTTCTCAGTGCCCGACCATCGGCCGGTCGGGCAACTTCAAGAGCTTCCAATGTCCGCCGAACCATTACAACGACCTCGCTTCCCTCTTTCTCAACACCAATGACGATGCCATACGCAATCTTTTCAGCGGTGGCACTGAGGATGAGTTCTACATTTcttctcttctcatcttcttcgcTGCGAGTTTTTCCCTCGGCATCGTCACCTATGGCATCGCCATTCCTTCTGGCCTTTTCATCCCCGTCATAATGGCTGGGGCTTCGTACGGTCGCCTTTTGGGGACCCTTCTCGGCCCTCTGTCTAAATTGGATAAAGGCCTGTTTTCGCTCCTCGGCGCGGCTTCTTTTCTCGGCGGAACCATGAGAATGACAGTCTCAGTTTGCGTTATCCTCCTGGAGCTCACCAACGATCTTCTAATGCTCCCCCTGGTGATGCTCGTTCTCCTCGTATCCAAAACCGTCGCGGATTGCTTCAACAAGGGAATATACGATCAAATTGTGAAGATGAAGGGCTTCCCCTACCTGGAATGCCACCCTGCACCTTACATGCGAAACTTGGACGCCGGCGACGCGGTCTCAGGCCCGCTCATTACCCTTGCCGGGGTCGAGAAGGTGGCAAACATAGTTTACACTTTGAAATTGACCGGCCATAATGGATTTCCAGTAATCGACGAGCCGCCTTTTTCGGAAGAACCAGGACTGTGTGGTCTCGTATTGCGGTCTCATCTGCTCGTATTGCTCAAAGGGAAGCAATTCACCAAGGAAAGGGTGTCCACTGGCGCAGGACATGTTTTGCAGAGATTTGGCGCGTTTGATTTCGCCAAAGCAGGGTCTGGTAAGGGTGTGCAGTTGGAGGACCTTGACATCGACGACGAAGAAATGGAAATGTTTGTGGATCTCCATCCCATTACCAATAGATCGCCTTACACAGTGGTAGAGAGCATGCCCCTATCCAAGGCTGCAGTTCTATTCAGAGACCTTGGCCTCCGGCACCTGTGCGTCGTGCCCAAGACTCCGGGG AGGCATCCCATCGTAGGGATTCTAACGCGGCATGATTTCATGCCGGAGCACATCCTCGGGCTGTTTCCTCATCTCAAACATCGCCGTCCTCATATGAGCGTTTGA
- the LOC122051325 gene encoding probable serine/threonine-protein kinase At1g54610, whose amino-acid sequence MGCVSSKGFRGDDVPEFQRPKASRRTLSRLLSSTTEDSLNRLVSSSRRDEVGVIDADAAASTDLSTAQLISMPQENGITSPSPFVGTGERKLLPMVERNGRVTTLSVDDGERKASPAVRSSKGARLQRQATFDAQASMVEPSSAVVSSATVNEHKTMIPHVSNGFKFEHAAAGWPSWLTAVAGDAVQGWLPRRADSFEKLNKIGQGTYSTVYKARDLETGKTVALKKVRFANMDPESVRFMAREIHILRKLDHPNVVKLEALITSKISSSLYLVFEYMEHDFAGLLGTPGIKFTEPQVKCYVQQLLFGLEHCHNRGVLHRDIKGSNLLIDNNGILKIADFGLATLYNPGQKQHLTSRVVTLWYRPPELLLGATEYGVAVDMWSTGCILAELLSGRPIMPGRTEVEQLHKIFKLCGSPAEEFWRTSKLPHATSFKPQQPYPRRIRETFKDFPPSALALLDCLLSVDPRFRGTATSALKSEFFTTMPFACDPSSLPKYPPSKEYDAKLRNEEARRQREAAIKEYGSRKGIPVHDSNIESQKLHGSLRTSNDKYKPKDDALAGFWVDHPRGTAQNGFPHGGPSMHSGRLSTTGVPTGPEIKTHASYIPQGGGTALTTGLVVARSHTAKLDRRQSAKHTHLPENQSASKYNQLESDSSEKPEWAHHLLDAPSSSRKKDEKTGEEEQAAGHGTRKNRIHYSGPLMPPRGNIDEILKEHERQIQQAVRRARHDRAKPRKYGERAQFEALLYASRNGRSDH is encoded by the exons ATGGGCTGTGTTTCATCCAAGGGATTCAGGGGAGATGATGTCCCGGAGTTTCAGAGACCCAAGGCTTCAAGAAGGACGCTAAGTAGACTTCTTTCTTCAACGACTGAGGACTCTTTGAATAGGCTGGTTTCTTCTTCAAGGAGAGATGAAGTTGGAGTGATAGATGCTGATGCTGCTGCTAGCACTGATCTCAGTACCGCACAGCTTATATCAATGCCACAGGAAAATGGAATCACTTCTCCGTCTCCATTTGTTGGCACGGGAGAGAGGAAGTTATTGCCTATGGTTGAGAGGAATGGTAGAGTCACAACTCTCTCGGTGGATGATGGAGAAAGAAAGGCATCTCCTGCAGTTAGGAGTTCTAAGGGGGCTAGGCTGCAGAGACAAGCAACATTTGATGCTCAGGCAAGTATGGTAGAGCCATCTTCAGCAGTTGTCAGTTCTGCTACGGTGAATGAACACAAAACGATGATCCCTCATGTATCAAATGGGTTTAAATTCGAGCATGCTGCAGCTGGTTGGCCTTCTTGGCTCACAGCAGTTGCTGGTGATGCAGTGCAAGGCTGGCTTCCTCGAAGGGCAGATTCCTTTGAGAAATTAAACAAG ATTGGGCAGGGAACTTATAGTACTGTGTACAAAGCCCGTGATCTTGAAACTGGCAAAACTGTTGCACTTAAAAAAGTTCGTTTTGCTAATATGGATCCAGAAAGTGTACGGTTTATGGCAAGGGAAATACACATTTTACGTAAACTTGATCACCCCAATGTCGTGAAGCTTGAAGCTTTAATTACCTCGAAAATATCATCCAGCTTATATCTTGTTTTTGAATATATGGAGCATGATTTTGCAGGACTTCTGGGGACACCTGGCATCAAGTTTACTGAACCTCAG GTCAAATGCTATGTGCAGCAGCTACTTTTTGGTCTCGAGCATTGCCATAACCGTGGTGTGTTGCACCGGGACATCAAAGGTTCAAATCTTTTGATCGACAATAATGGGATCTTAAAAATAGCAGATTTTGGACTGGCTACTTTATATAATCCTGGTCAGAAGCAGCACTTGACTAGCCGAGTAGTAACATTGTGGTATCGTCCTCCCGAGCTCTTACTGGGCGCCACAGAGTATGGTGTTGCTGTCGATATGTGGAGTACTGGTTGTATTCTTGCGGAATTGCTTTCTGGGAGACCGATTATGCCAGGAAGAACAGAG GTGGAGCAACTGCATAAGATATTCAAGTTATGTGGCTCGCCTGCAGAGGAATTCTGGAGAACATCAAAGTTGCCCCATGCTACGTCCTTTAAACCCCAACAACCCTATCCACGCCGCATCAGGGAGACATTTAAGGATTTTCCTCCTTCAGCTTTAGCTCTTCTTGATTGTCTACTTTCAGTAGATCCAAGATTCCGTGGAACAGCAACTTCTGCCCTCAAGAGCGAA TTCTTCACCACAATGCCTTTTGCTTGTGACCCTTCAAGTTTGCCAAAGTATCCTCCAAGCAAGGAATATGATGCCAAACTTCGGAACGAGGAAGCTAGAAG GCAGAGGGAAGCCGCCATCAAAGAGTATGGAAGTAGGAAAGGCATACCTGTGCATGATAGCAACATCGAGTCACAG AAATTGCATGGAAGTCTTAGAACAAGCAATGACAAGTACAAACCGAAAGATGATGCACTGGCAGGTTTCTGGGTAGACCATCCGAGAGGAACAGCTCAGAATGGTTTCCCTCATGGTGGCCCTTCGATGCACTCTGGTCGATTATCTACTACTGGAGTGCCCACTGGCCCGGAAATAAAAACACATGCATCGTACATTCCTCAGGGTGGGGGAACTGCTCTCACGACAGGGCTAGTGGTTGCGAGAAGCCATACTGCAAAGTTGGACCGTAGGCAGAGTGCTAAGCACACACATTTGCCGGAAAATCAATCGGCCTCCAAATACAATCAACTTGAATCTGATTCATCGGAGAAGCCAGAATGGGCTCACCACTTGCTGGATGCCCCTTCATCTTCCCGCAAGAAGGATGAGAAAACTGGAGAAGAGGAACAAGCAGCT GGCCACGGCACTAGGAAGAACCGTATCCATTACTCTGGACCTTTGATGCCTCCAAGGGGAAACATTGACGAAATTCTCAAAGAACACGAGCGACAAATCCAGCAGGCTGTACGCAGAGCCCGCCATGACCGAGCCAAACCCCGAAAATACGGCGAGAGGGCTCAGTTCGAAGCCTTGCTTTACGCTAGCAGAAATGGCAGGTCAGATCATTAA